The Saccharothrix variisporea genome has a segment encoding these proteins:
- a CDS encoding sugar ABC transporter ATP-binding protein yields MTTATAPLLSVRGLVKRFPGVTALAGVDFDVRAGEVHCLLGQNGAGKSTLIKVLSGAHRPDEGEIRSDGEVVTFANPTAAIHAGVATIYQELDLVPGLPVADNVFLGHELSAAGFTRRAETRRRTRALLARLGHSDIPPDRDVGQLSAARQQVVSMARALSRDARLLILDEPSAVLDQDEVATLFRVIRELTAQGVAVVYISHRLEEIREIGDRVTVLKDGRTVATGLDARGTSTAELIRLMTGREARNVYPPRRPLPEDAPEALVVEGLSLDNGPEITLTVRSGEVVGLAGLVGAGRSEILEAVYGARKPSAGTVMVDGRRLRRGSVGAAVRAGVGLCPEERKSQGLLLDQAVYRNITVSSLPLFARLGFLDETAERSRSAALTSTLDVRPSDVDRIVRTLSGGNQQKVVLARWLLRGCRVLLLDEPTRGVDVGARGEIYQLVRDLADRGVAVVVVSSDIDEVLGLADRVLVVREGRVVHEGPADEIDEARVLDLVMEGTAA; encoded by the coding sequence ATGACGACCGCCACCGCGCCGCTGCTGTCCGTCCGCGGCCTGGTCAAGCGGTTCCCCGGCGTGACGGCCCTGGCGGGCGTGGACTTCGACGTGCGCGCGGGCGAGGTGCACTGCCTGCTCGGCCAGAACGGCGCGGGCAAGTCCACGCTGATCAAGGTGCTCTCCGGCGCGCACCGCCCGGACGAGGGCGAGATCCGCAGCGACGGCGAGGTCGTCACCTTCGCCAACCCCACCGCCGCGATCCACGCCGGCGTCGCCACCATCTACCAGGAGCTGGACCTCGTGCCCGGCCTCCCGGTGGCGGACAACGTCTTCCTGGGCCACGAGCTGTCCGCCGCCGGGTTCACCCGCCGCGCCGAGACCCGCCGCCGCACCCGCGCCCTGCTGGCCCGCCTGGGCCACTCCGACATCCCGCCCGACCGGGACGTGGGCCAGTTGTCCGCCGCACGGCAGCAGGTGGTCAGCATGGCCCGCGCCCTGTCCCGCGACGCGCGGCTGCTGATCCTCGACGAGCCGTCCGCGGTGCTGGACCAGGACGAGGTGGCCACCCTGTTCCGGGTCATCCGCGAGCTGACCGCGCAGGGCGTCGCCGTCGTCTACATCTCCCACCGGCTGGAGGAGATCCGCGAGATCGGCGACCGGGTGACCGTGCTCAAGGACGGCCGCACGGTCGCCACCGGCCTGGACGCACGCGGCACGTCCACGGCGGAGCTGATCCGGCTGATGACCGGCCGGGAGGCGCGCAACGTCTACCCGCCGCGCCGCCCGCTGCCCGAGGACGCCCCGGAAGCGCTCGTGGTGGAAGGCCTTTCCCTGGACAACGGCCCCGAGATCACCCTGACCGTGCGGTCGGGCGAGGTCGTCGGGCTCGCGGGCCTGGTCGGAGCGGGCCGCTCGGAGATCCTGGAAGCCGTCTACGGGGCCCGCAAGCCCAGCGCGGGCACGGTCATGGTCGACGGCAGGCGGTTGCGGCGGGGCAGCGTCGGCGCGGCCGTGCGCGCGGGCGTCGGGCTGTGCCCCGAAGAGCGCAAGAGCCAGGGCCTGCTGCTGGACCAGGCCGTCTACCGCAACATCACCGTGTCGTCGCTGCCGCTGTTCGCGCGCCTGGGCTTCCTGGACGAGACCGCCGAGCGGTCCCGGTCGGCCGCCCTGACCTCGACGCTCGACGTCCGACCGTCCGATGTGGACCGGATCGTGCGCACGCTGTCCGGCGGCAACCAGCAGAAGGTGGTGCTGGCCCGGTGGCTGCTGCGCGGGTGCCGCGTGCTGCTGCTGGACGAGCCGACCCGCGGCGTGGACGTCGGCGCGCGCGGCGAGATCTACCAGCTGGTCCGCGACCTGGCCGACCGAGGGGTGGCCGTGGTCGTGGTGTCCAGCGACATCGACGAGGTCCTGGGCCTGGCCGACCGCGTGCTGGTGGTGCGCGAGGGCCGGGTCGTGCACGAGGGACCCGCCGACGAGATCGACGAGGCCCGGGTCCTGGACCTGGTCATGGAGGGAACCGCCGCATGA
- a CDS encoding arabinofuranosidase catalytic domain-containing protein — protein sequence MKRSSVPPPPQPLRRWRSHPTRLRAVLAVLVLCAAALSVDATTWTTPVSAATTGPCDIYAAGGTPCVAAHSTTRALYGTYSGKLYQVRRSSDNTTRDISVSTAGGNADVAPQDAFCAGSTCVITVVYDQSGRGNDLWYQGSTVVPGSSQSRPAVATTESLKMGGSSGSKAYSLYINPGNSYWRDGHLTGVPTGAQPEGMYMVTSGQHVNSGCCFDYGNSETTRSADAAGAMDAINFSTQCWFGGCQGTGPWVQADLEWGLYPGGSQQWNPNQKAFPQKFVTAMLKNNGTSRFAIKGSDAQAGTLTTLYDGALPNGYSPMKKQGAIILGSGGDCCKPGGGANLSAGTFYEGAMVAGYPTDATEAAVQANIVAAGYATEAPPAGGGAVRGVGSGKCLDVQNGSTALGAQVQIWDCQGSAGQTWTRTAAGELTVFSGGNLRCLDAYGAGTSAGTRVATWSCNGQANQRWNVNADGSIRGAQSGLCLDVSGASTANGAVVQLWTCHGGTNQRWTLS from the coding sequence ATGAAGCGTTCATCCGTTCCACCACCGCCCCAGCCGTTACGGCGTTGGCGTTCACATCCGACCCGCTTGCGAGCGGTGCTCGCCGTGCTGGTGCTGTGCGCCGCCGCGCTGTCGGTGGACGCGACGACGTGGACCACCCCGGTCTCCGCGGCCACCACGGGGCCCTGCGACATCTACGCCGCCGGCGGCACGCCGTGCGTGGCCGCGCACAGCACGACCCGGGCGCTGTACGGGACCTACAGCGGCAAGCTCTACCAGGTCCGGCGCTCCTCGGACAACACCACCCGGGACATCTCCGTCTCGACCGCCGGCGGCAACGCCGACGTCGCGCCCCAGGACGCCTTCTGCGCCGGGTCGACGTGCGTGATCACCGTGGTCTACGACCAGTCCGGGCGCGGCAACGACCTGTGGTACCAGGGTTCCACCGTCGTGCCGGGCTCCAGCCAGAGCCGGCCCGCCGTCGCGACCACCGAGTCGCTGAAGATGGGCGGCAGCTCCGGCAGCAAGGCGTACTCGCTCTACATCAACCCCGGCAACAGCTACTGGCGCGACGGCCACCTGACCGGCGTCCCGACCGGTGCCCAGCCGGAGGGCATGTACATGGTCACCAGCGGCCAGCACGTCAACAGCGGCTGCTGCTTCGACTACGGCAACAGCGAGACCACCCGGTCCGCCGACGCCGCCGGGGCGATGGACGCGATCAACTTCAGCACGCAGTGCTGGTTCGGCGGGTGCCAGGGCACCGGCCCGTGGGTGCAGGCGGACCTGGAGTGGGGCCTGTACCCGGGCGGCAGCCAGCAGTGGAACCCCAATCAGAAGGCGTTCCCGCAGAAGTTCGTCACGGCGATGCTGAAGAACAACGGCACCTCGCGGTTCGCCATCAAGGGCAGCGACGCGCAGGCCGGCACCCTGACCACGCTGTACGACGGCGCGCTGCCCAACGGGTACAGCCCGATGAAGAAGCAGGGCGCGATCATCCTGGGCAGCGGCGGTGACTGCTGCAAGCCCGGCGGCGGCGCGAACCTGAGCGCGGGCACCTTCTACGAGGGCGCGATGGTCGCCGGCTACCCGACCGACGCCACCGAGGCCGCCGTGCAGGCCAACATCGTCGCCGCCGGCTACGCCACCGAGGCCCCGCCCGCGGGCGGCGGCGCGGTGCGCGGCGTGGGCTCCGGCAAGTGCCTGGACGTGCAGAACGGCTCGACCGCGCTGGGTGCGCAGGTGCAGATCTGGGACTGCCAGGGCAGCGCGGGCCAGACGTGGACGCGCACGGCGGCGGGTGAGCTGACCGTGTTCAGCGGCGGCAACCTGCGCTGCCTGGACGCCTACGGCGCGGGCACGTCCGCCGGGACGCGCGTGGCGACGTGGTCGTGCAACGGGCAGGCCAACCAGCGGTGGAACGTCAATGCCGACGGCTCGATCCGAGGCGCCCAGTCGGGGCTGTGCCTGGACGTGTCCGGGGCGTCGACGGCCAACGGCGCGGTGGTGCAGCTGTGGACCTGCCACGGCGGGACCAACCAGCGGTGGACCTTGAGCTGA
- a CDS encoding ricin-type beta-trefoil lectin domain protein, which yields MRQAGRRWRNLTVTLAALVLSAAGAAGTASAAEATGSDVTLAATPGCGKAPTLSSGTHTISSGGKSRSFILSVPGNYDVNRNYRLVFGFHWWGGTANDVASGGSDGAVYAYYGLRALANDSTIFVAPQGISNGWANTNGEDVTFTDDMIRRIGEGLCVDTGQIFSLGFSYGGAMSYSLACSRPTVFKAVAAIAAPGEISGCSGGTQPVAYMGIHGVSDNIGAGRSLRDRFVRNNGCTPQNAPEPAAGSRTHISTTYSGCRAGYPVVWAAFDGGHQQGPVDGCAGCESGARSWVKGEVWKFFTGETPPAPTTFRLRGEASGRCIDVEGANSANGTATIIWDCHTNANQQFTQNGQTLRVLGKCLDVPDNATTGTRARIWDCTGGTNQQWTFNTNGTISNVRNGLCLDVSGAATANGSSVILWTCHTGANQRWAKA from the coding sequence ATGCGACAAGCCGGCCGCCGATGGCGGAACCTGACCGTCACCCTGGCCGCACTGGTCCTCAGCGCGGCGGGTGCCGCCGGCACCGCGTCCGCAGCCGAGGCGACCGGGAGCGACGTCACGCTCGCGGCGACGCCCGGGTGCGGCAAGGCCCCGACGCTGAGCAGCGGCACGCACACCATCTCCAGCGGCGGCAAGAGCCGCAGCTTCATCCTCAGCGTGCCCGGCAACTACGACGTCAACCGCAACTACCGGCTGGTGTTCGGGTTCCACTGGTGGGGCGGCACCGCCAACGACGTCGCCTCCGGCGGCAGCGACGGCGCCGTCTACGCCTACTACGGCCTGCGCGCGCTCGCCAACGACAGCACGATCTTCGTCGCGCCGCAGGGCATCTCCAACGGCTGGGCGAACACCAACGGCGAGGACGTCACCTTCACCGACGACATGATCCGCCGCATCGGCGAGGGCCTGTGCGTGGACACCGGCCAGATCTTCTCCCTGGGCTTCAGCTACGGCGGCGCGATGAGCTACTCGCTGGCCTGCTCGCGCCCGACGGTGTTCAAGGCGGTCGCCGCCATCGCCGCGCCCGGCGAGATCAGCGGCTGCAGCGGCGGCACCCAGCCGGTGGCCTACATGGGCATCCACGGCGTGTCCGACAACATCGGCGCGGGTCGTTCGCTGCGCGACCGGTTCGTCCGCAACAACGGCTGCACGCCGCAGAACGCGCCCGAGCCCGCCGCCGGCAGCCGCACCCACATCTCCACCACCTACTCCGGTTGCCGGGCCGGCTACCCGGTGGTCTGGGCGGCCTTCGACGGCGGCCACCAGCAGGGACCGGTGGACGGGTGCGCGGGCTGCGAGTCCGGCGCGCGCAGCTGGGTCAAGGGCGAGGTCTGGAAGTTCTTCACCGGCGAGACCCCGCCCGCCCCGACGACGTTCCGGCTGCGCGGCGAGGCCTCGGGCCGGTGCATCGACGTCGAGGGCGCGAACTCGGCCAACGGCACCGCGACGATCATCTGGGACTGCCACACCAACGCCAACCAGCAGTTCACCCAGAACGGCCAGACCCTGCGCGTGCTGGGCAAGTGCCTGGACGTGCCGGACAACGCCACCACCGGCACCCGCGCCCGGATCTGGGACTGCACCGGCGGCACCAACCAGCAGTGGACGTTCAACACCAACGGCACCATCAGCAACGTCCGCAACGGCCTGTGCCTGGACGTCAGCGGCGCGGCCACCGCGAACGGCAGCAGCGTGATCCTCTGGACCTGCCACACCGGCGCCAACCAGCGCTGGGCCAAGGCGTAG
- a CDS encoding extracellular catalytic domain type 1 short-chain-length polyhydroxyalkanoate depolymerase: MRRLLSSVMALSLAVLSMVLITSGPASAATLTRITNFGTNPTNLNMYVYAPDNVAAQPALLVLVHYCGGSAGAIFNGNGHDFVTAADRYGYVIVVPEVTRTEKCFDVSTQAGLTRNGGSDSTGIMSMVAWARQRYNVDPARIVVSGFSSGAMMTNVLAAQYPDVFSAASAYSGVPAGCFATTNGSLWNSQCAGGNVVKTAQEWGNVARAMYPGYTGRYPRMQLWHGDQDTTLSYRNFGEEIKQWTNLHGLTQTPAYTDRPQSSWTRTRYGDTTTKATVEGISIAGTGHTLPQAGMLAYAISFLGLDNGNGGGGGTTGPLRSASANKCLDVPGQTTTVGTRLQLWDCHGGTNQQWTTTTASELTVYTGDSRRCLDAEAGGTAPGTAVIIWTCHGGTNQKWRLNTDGSITGLQSNLCLEAPGTTNGTQPRLATCNGQANQRWTRT; encoded by the coding sequence ATGAGAAGACTCCTGTCGAGCGTCATGGCCCTGTCCCTGGCCGTGCTGTCGATGGTCCTGATCACCTCCGGCCCGGCGTCCGCGGCGACGCTCACCCGGATCACCAACTTCGGCACGAACCCGACCAACCTCAACATGTACGTCTACGCGCCCGACAACGTCGCCGCGCAACCCGCCCTGCTCGTCCTGGTCCACTACTGCGGCGGCTCGGCGGGCGCCATCTTCAACGGCAACGGCCACGACTTCGTGACCGCGGCCGACCGGTACGGGTACGTCATCGTCGTCCCGGAGGTCACCCGCACGGAGAAGTGCTTCGACGTGTCCACCCAGGCGGGCCTGACCCGCAACGGGGGCAGCGACTCGACGGGCATCATGTCGATGGTGGCCTGGGCCCGGCAGCGCTACAACGTCGACCCGGCCCGGATCGTGGTCAGCGGCTTCTCGTCGGGCGCGATGATGACCAACGTCCTGGCCGCGCAGTACCCGGACGTCTTCTCGGCGGCCTCGGCGTACTCGGGTGTCCCGGCGGGCTGCTTCGCCACCACCAACGGCTCGTTGTGGAACAGCCAGTGCGCCGGCGGCAACGTCGTCAAGACCGCCCAGGAGTGGGGCAACGTGGCCCGGGCCATGTACCCCGGCTACACCGGCCGGTACCCGAGGATGCAGCTGTGGCACGGCGACCAGGACACCACGTTGTCGTACCGCAACTTCGGCGAGGAGATCAAGCAGTGGACCAACCTCCACGGCCTGACCCAGACCCCGGCCTACACCGACCGCCCCCAGTCGTCCTGGACCCGCACCCGTTACGGCGACACGACGACCAAGGCCACGGTGGAGGGCATCAGCATCGCCGGCACGGGCCACACCCTCCCGCAAGCCGGCATGCTGGCGTACGCCATCTCGTTCCTGGGCTTGGACAACGGCAACGGCGGAGGCGGCGGCACCACCGGTCCTCTCCGGTCGGCGAGCGCCAACAAGTGCCTCGACGTCCCCGGCCAGACGACCACTGTGGGCACCCGCCTGCAACTCTGGGACTGCCACGGCGGCACGAACCAGCAGTGGACCACCACGACCGCCAGTGAGCTGACGGTCTACACCGGTGACTCCCGCCGCTGCCTGGACGCCGAAGCCGGCGGCACCGCACCGGGCACGGCGGTCATCATCTGGACCTGCCACGGCGGCACCAACCAGAAGTGGCGCCTCAACACGGACGGCTCGATCACGGGCCTGCAGTCCAACCTGTGCCTGGAGGCGCCGGGCACCACCAACGGCACCCAACCCCGCCTGGCCACGTGCAACGGCCAGGCGAACCAACGCTGGACCCGTACCTGA
- a CDS encoding expansin EXLX1 family cellulose-binding protein, whose protein sequence is MHKRWLIAAVLAVTAAAAVVIALPNRSEAGHPTAAALDTVSIGTATTAPSTAPETTTTTTTTTTTTQPATAPLAGKIKPGEPHNAVATSYDSDGGGACLYDPSPDPLTVAMNWSDYEDSKACGAYVHVQAANGRSITVRVTNLCPQPCRVGQLDLSQEAFAMLADPRQGEIPVTWHLVSPPLQGGIAIRYKTGSSQWWCGIQVINHRNPVAQLEVRTNAGWKQLSRTDYNYFLSENGAGCGSAIAVTDIYGQRLELPPLPVTPNATQPTTLQFDQH, encoded by the coding sequence GTGCACAAACGGTGGCTGATCGCAGCCGTCCTAGCCGTCACGGCCGCCGCAGCCGTGGTCATAGCCCTGCCCAACCGGAGCGAGGCCGGGCACCCCACAGCCGCCGCCCTGGACACCGTCTCAATAGGAACCGCCACCACCGCCCCCAGCACCGCTCCCGAGACCACCACCACAACCACCACGACCACCACGACCACTCAGCCGGCCACCGCGCCCCTGGCCGGAAAGATCAAGCCCGGCGAACCCCACAACGCCGTCGCCACCTCCTACGACTCCGACGGCGGCGGCGCGTGCCTGTACGACCCGAGCCCCGACCCGCTCACCGTCGCGATGAACTGGTCGGACTACGAGGACTCGAAGGCGTGCGGCGCGTACGTCCACGTCCAAGCCGCCAACGGCCGCAGCATCACCGTCCGCGTCACCAACCTCTGCCCGCAACCGTGCCGAGTGGGCCAGCTGGACCTCAGCCAGGAAGCCTTCGCCATGCTCGCCGACCCCAGGCAGGGCGAGATCCCGGTCACCTGGCACCTGGTGAGCCCGCCGCTGCAGGGCGGCATCGCGATCCGCTACAAGACCGGCTCCAGCCAGTGGTGGTGCGGCATCCAGGTGATCAACCACCGAAACCCGGTGGCCCAGCTGGAAGTCCGGACGAACGCCGGCTGGAAGCAACTGTCCCGCACGGACTACAACTACTTCCTCTCGGAGAACGGCGCCGGCTGCGGCAGCGCGATAGCGGTGACGGACATCTACGGCCAACGCCTAGAACTCCCGCCACTGCCCGTCACACCGAACGCGACCCAGCCCACGACCCTCCAGTTCGACCAGCACTAG
- a CDS encoding ThuA domain-containing protein: MRHRLRRAASVFGALALLFGLSAPVASAHPEGFHVLLFSKTAAGAYRHDSIPAGIAMFEQLASERQWELTKSEDSSVFNNTSLATYDVIVMLQTSGMVWDTDAQRAAMQTYVRNGGGVVAIHNATDMNIEAQFPWWDQFLGMTMTQHSAIVQGTAKVADKKHPSGVGLPDRWVRTEEWYNFDRNVRGNGHVLVTADESTYNPGSNAMGFDHPISWCRNFEGGRLWATAMGHQSSSYSEPLFKSHIAGGVESAGGKVAADCGPTVWGSYEKVALDETTIAPGVVDVAPDGRVFFTEYGGKLKIYKPSTRTTVTAATFNVYGSGQNSEDGLTGMALDPDFATNNYVYLNYSPGDTTEQAARVSRFTMNGDTLDRSSEKILLTYPAWRENEPGHTGGYLAFGPGKNLYIGVGDDINPFASDGYAPIDERSGRKWWDAQGTAANTNDLRGKVLRIHPESNGTYTIPSGNMFAPGTAKTRPEIYAMGFRNPFRFSVHPTTGVLYVADYGPDAGADNANRGPGGIVEWNIIKSPGNYGWPYCIGNNTPFNDYDFATNTSGAKFNCSVPTNTSPNNTGLTTLPAARAADVWYGNSATEGRKFPELGDGGEAPMAFPIYQYNPNNPSATKFPEYFDGVPFVGEWSRNRMWEFRTDSNGGLLKINSFLPNTTFTSPMDMKFGPDGSMYLLTWGSGWDDNVHLPGAGLWRIDYNAGERSPIAQATATPSSGGTPLTVAFSSAGSRDPEGGVLTYRWTFGDGTSSTAANPSHTYTTSGTFNVQLTVTDPTGKTGTANLTVTSGNTAPTVRFTGPADGGMFGWGDTIPYTLSVTDAEDGTIDCTRVTMQPNIGHDSHKHPLGSPISGCTGSFKAEADTEHQNGNAHIIGSAEYTDRGGNGLPALTGSAQVVLQPKRKQAEYFTGSSGVRVVAQSGAESGGRVGDISNNDWISFKPVNFTGIDQVSFRVSSPSGGGSIELRAGSPTGTLIASSTVTSTGGWDNYMSLPAVNVTRPSGTVELFVVFKTSTGNNFDLDSINYIGAGIGTGGGTPGTAKEIVGIGSKCVDVNGSATADGTKVQLWTCTGGNNQKWTQVGSTFQSLGKCLTVANNTQTDGAQVQLWSCSGASGQSWSVQSDGTIRNGTKCLDANGASSADGTQLIIWSCNGGNNQKWTLR, from the coding sequence ATGCGCCACAGATTGCGGCGCGCGGCCTCGGTCTTCGGGGCCTTAGCGTTGTTGTTCGGACTGTCGGCCCCGGTCGCCTCGGCGCACCCGGAGGGCTTCCACGTCCTGTTGTTCAGCAAGACCGCGGCCGGGGCGTACCGCCACGACTCCATCCCCGCCGGCATCGCGATGTTCGAGCAGTTGGCCTCCGAGCGGCAGTGGGAGCTGACGAAGAGCGAGGACTCGAGCGTCTTCAACAACACCAGCCTCGCCACCTATGACGTCATCGTGATGCTCCAGACGTCGGGCATGGTCTGGGACACCGACGCCCAGCGCGCGGCGATGCAGACCTACGTGCGCAACGGCGGCGGCGTGGTGGCCATCCACAACGCCACGGACATGAACATCGAGGCCCAGTTCCCGTGGTGGGACCAGTTCCTCGGCATGACCATGACCCAGCACTCCGCCATCGTCCAGGGCACGGCCAAGGTGGCGGACAAGAAGCACCCGTCCGGCGTGGGCCTGCCGGACCGCTGGGTCCGCACCGAGGAGTGGTACAACTTCGACCGCAACGTGCGCGGCAACGGGCACGTGCTGGTCACGGCGGACGAGTCGACCTACAACCCCGGCTCGAACGCGATGGGCTTCGACCACCCGATCTCGTGGTGCCGCAACTTCGAAGGCGGCCGGTTGTGGGCCACCGCGATGGGCCACCAGTCCTCCAGCTACTCCGAGCCGTTGTTCAAGTCGCACATCGCGGGCGGTGTCGAGTCCGCGGGCGGCAAGGTCGCGGCGGACTGCGGCCCCACGGTGTGGGGCAGCTACGAGAAGGTCGCGCTGGACGAGACGACGATCGCGCCCGGCGTGGTCGACGTGGCCCCGGACGGCCGGGTGTTCTTCACCGAGTACGGCGGCAAGCTGAAGATCTACAAGCCGAGCACCCGCACCACCGTCACCGCGGCGACCTTCAACGTCTACGGCAGCGGCCAGAACTCGGAAGACGGCCTCACCGGCATGGCGCTGGACCCGGACTTCGCCACCAACAACTACGTCTACCTCAACTACTCCCCCGGCGACACCACCGAGCAGGCCGCCCGGGTCTCGCGGTTCACCATGAACGGCGACACGCTCGACCGGTCGAGCGAGAAGATCCTGCTGACCTACCCGGCCTGGCGCGAGAACGAGCCCGGCCACACCGGTGGTTACCTGGCGTTCGGTCCGGGCAAGAACCTCTACATCGGCGTCGGTGACGACATCAACCCGTTCGCCTCGGACGGGTACGCGCCGATCGACGAGCGGTCCGGCCGCAAGTGGTGGGACGCCCAGGGCACCGCGGCCAACACCAACGACCTGCGCGGCAAGGTCCTGCGCATCCACCCGGAGTCGAACGGCACCTACACGATCCCGTCCGGCAACATGTTCGCGCCGGGCACGGCCAAGACCCGTCCCGAGATCTACGCGATGGGCTTCCGCAACCCGTTCCGCTTCAGCGTCCACCCGACGACCGGCGTGCTGTACGTGGCCGACTACGGCCCCGACGCCGGCGCGGACAACGCCAACCGCGGTCCCGGCGGGATCGTGGAGTGGAACATCATCAAGTCGCCCGGCAACTACGGGTGGCCGTACTGCATCGGCAACAACACGCCGTTCAACGACTACGACTTCGCCACGAACACCTCGGGCGCGAAGTTCAACTGCTCGGTGCCGACCAACACCTCCCCCAACAACACCGGCCTGACCACGCTGCCGGCCGCGCGGGCGGCGGACGTCTGGTACGGCAACAGCGCCACCGAGGGCCGGAAGTTCCCGGAGCTCGGCGACGGCGGCGAGGCGCCGATGGCGTTCCCGATCTACCAGTACAACCCCAACAACCCCTCGGCGACGAAGTTCCCGGAGTACTTCGACGGCGTGCCGTTCGTCGGCGAGTGGTCGCGCAACCGGATGTGGGAGTTCCGCACGGACTCCAACGGCGGGTTGTTGAAGATCAACAGCTTCCTGCCGAACACGACCTTCACCTCGCCGATGGACATGAAGTTCGGCCCGGACGGGTCGATGTACCTGCTGACCTGGGGATCGGGCTGGGACGACAACGTCCACCTGCCCGGCGCGGGGTTGTGGCGCATCGACTACAACGCCGGCGAACGCAGCCCGATCGCGCAGGCCACGGCCACACCGTCCTCGGGCGGCACGCCGCTGACGGTCGCGTTCTCCAGCGCCGGGTCGCGCGACCCGGAAGGCGGGGTGCTGACCTACCGGTGGACGTTCGGCGACGGCACCTCCTCCACCGCGGCCAACCCCTCGCACACCTACACGACATCGGGCACGTTCAACGTGCAGCTCACGGTCACCGACCCGACAGGCAAGACGGGCACGGCGAACCTGACGGTCACATCCGGCAACACCGCACCGACAGTGAGATTCACCGGACCCGCTGACGGCGGCATGTTCGGGTGGGGCGACACGATCCCGTACACCCTCTCGGTGACCGACGCCGAGGACGGGACCATCGACTGCACCCGCGTGACCATGCAGCCCAACATCGGCCACGACTCCCACAAGCACCCGCTGGGCAGCCCGATCAGCGGCTGCACGGGCTCGTTCAAGGCCGAGGCGGACACCGAGCACCAGAACGGCAACGCGCACATCATCGGTTCCGCCGAGTACACCGACCGCGGCGGCAACGGCCTGCCCGCGCTCACCGGCAGCGCCCAGGTGGTGCTGCAGCCCAAGCGCAAGCAGGCCGAGTACTTCACCGGCTCGTCGGGCGTGCGGGTGGTGGCGCAGTCCGGTGCCGAGTCCGGCGGCCGGGTCGGTGACATCTCCAACAACGACTGGATCTCGTTCAAGCCGGTCAACTTCACCGGGATCGACCAGGTGTCGTTCCGGGTGTCCTCGCCCTCGGGCGGCGGGTCGATCGAGCTGAGGGCCGGATCGCCGACCGGGACGCTGATCGCGTCGTCCACGGTCACCTCGACCGGCGGGTGGGACAACTACATGTCACTGCCCGCGGTCAACGTGACCAGGCCGTCGGGGACGGTGGAGCTCTTCGTGGTCTTCAAGACCTCGACGGGCAACAACTTCGACCTCGACTCGATCAACTACATCGGCGCCGGCATCGGCACCGGCGGCGGCACCCCGGGCACGGCCAAGGAGATCGTCGGCATCGGCAGCAAGTGCGTCGACGTCAACGGCTCGGCCACCGCGGACGGCACCAAGGTCCAGCTGTGGACGTGCACCGGCGGCAACAACCAGAAGTGGACCCAGGTCGGCTCGACGTTCCAGTCCCTGGGCAAGTGCCTGACGGTGGCGAACAACACCCAAACCGACGGCGCCCAGGTGCAACTGTGGTCGTGCAGCGGTGCGTCCGGCCAGTCGTGGTCGGTCCAGTCCGACGGCACCATCCGCAACGGCACGAAGTGCCTGGACGCGAACGGGGCAAGCTCGGCGGACGGCACGCAGTTGATCATCTGGTCGTGCAACGGCGGTAACAACCAGAAGTGGACCCTGCGCTAG
- a CDS encoding Imm10 family immunity protein, protein MVEVTARYFRFVEDEDDEVLEAGFAETEDGTGFVLLIQRSLYEPEEQEVRLGMDTYCLVSGGQSIYGGLRRAIRLDQGLDLTLSSEAAELLELPVDLQVRLDGQVAAAAEVLDALPRIVMWGREEERPELLGFDDGRSQDRPT, encoded by the coding sequence ATGGTCGAGGTGACGGCTCGCTACTTCCGCTTCGTGGAGGACGAAGACGACGAAGTGCTGGAGGCTGGTTTCGCGGAAACCGAGGATGGAACTGGTTTCGTCTTGCTTATACAGCGCAGCCTCTACGAACCGGAAGAGCAGGAGGTCCGTCTGGGTATGGACACGTACTGCCTCGTGAGCGGCGGGCAGAGCATCTACGGCGGGCTGCGCCGAGCGATCAGGCTTGACCAAGGACTGGATTTGACGCTGTCGTCGGAGGCCGCGGAGTTGTTGGAGTTGCCCGTCGACCTCCAGGTTCGCCTGGACGGCCAAGTTGCTGCCGCCGCCGAGGTTCTGGACGCTCTGCCGCGAATCGTGATGTGGGGGCGGGAGGAGGAACGTCCCGAACTCTTGGGTTTCGACGACGGTCGTAGTCAGGATAGGCCTACGTAA